A DNA window from Staphylococcus warneri contains the following coding sequences:
- a CDS encoding GNAT family N-acetyltransferase produces the protein MFNEVTNDQMLQDCFKIRKEVFVKEQHVPEDNEIDKYENEAIHIIGYNEDNLPIATARIRMLNEEIGKVERVAILKEYRGLGLGLKLLQFVEKIAHTYQLTFLTMHAQYYAIPFYEKLGYSTSGQPFYEENIKHIVMDKNMNT, from the coding sequence ATGTTTAATGAAGTGACAAATGATCAAATGTTACAAGATTGTTTTAAAATTAGAAAAGAGGTGTTTGTTAAAGAACAACATGTTCCAGAAGACAATGAAATTGATAAATATGAAAACGAGGCAATACATATTATTGGTTACAACGAAGATAATCTACCAATTGCTACGGCACGCATACGAATGTTAAATGAAGAAATAGGTAAAGTTGAACGTGTTGCAATTCTAAAAGAATATAGAGGCTTAGGTTTAGGTTTAAAATTATTACAATTTGTGGAAAAAATTGCTCATACATATCAACTTACATTCTTAACGATGCACGCACAATATTATGCTATACCATTCTATGAAAAGTTAGGTTATAGCACTTCAGGACAACCATTTTATGAAGAAAATATTAAACATATTGTTATGGATAAAAATATGAATACTTGA
- a CDS encoding DUF2538 family protein, whose protein sequence is MSRKTYEKIANINGMFNVLEQQIIHSKDMALFRNEFFYVNHEHRENYEALLIYYKESNHNPVVDGACYIVALPEIFNKVDIFESELPFSWVYDENGITEEMKSISVPLQYLIAAALEVTDVTLFKPSGFTMGMNNWNIAQMRIFWQYTAIIRKEAL, encoded by the coding sequence ATGTCACGAAAAACATATGAAAAGATAGCCAATATCAATGGTATGTTTAATGTTTTAGAACAACAAATTATTCATAGTAAAGACATGGCTTTATTTAGAAATGAATTTTTCTATGTGAATCATGAACATAGAGAAAATTATGAAGCACTACTTATTTATTATAAAGAAAGTAATCATAATCCCGTTGTAGATGGTGCATGTTACATCGTAGCGCTTCCAGAAATTTTTAATAAAGTTGATATTTTCGAATCAGAACTACCATTTTCTTGGGTATATGATGAAAATGGTATAACCGAAGAAATGAAAAGTATTAGTGTTCCCTTACAATATTTAATTGCGGCAGCACTTGAGGTAACGGATGTAACACTATTTAAACCATCAGGGTTTACGATGGGAATGAATAATTGGAATATAGCTCAAATGAGAATATTTTGGCAATATACCGCAATTATTAGAAAAGAAGCTTTATAA